One window from the genome of Pempheris klunzingeri isolate RE-2024b chromosome 7, fPemKlu1.hap1, whole genome shotgun sequence encodes:
- the LOC139203511 gene encoding LOW QUALITY PROTEIN: cilia- and flagella-associated protein 157-like (The sequence of the model RefSeq protein was modified relative to this genomic sequence to represent the inferred CDS: inserted 1 base in 1 codon): MPKLRGQKADGAENHQSPEDRDTDWYRTQIRYLTEELDRSQLRCEELQRQEEEVSCQHRAQQQENKDIVEYLKRSLLEKEEEVDELTERLESQRKAAEADRDALRLQHSQLRQQLQDRIKELTTENTTLVGSLISLEEFKEQKEQLMSNMASVEQQLLCQQEEQKAELHRVEMKALLDQRRLEQEMQSHAAAVTAEAQRLVDRRVPETTRXALRENTEVKARFGRLSEQTRVLMEENSDLRGRKSRLSVDVDILEQMLSETSRQSCVRKKVAERLTDRCQQLQAELGDGRRELEQLQAKHAGLQAEMEALRQDGASLSQQGSSCRVEVSRLEEELQEERRRRSRMKSIMQEAAVAVREALMEAPPKVPVQ, encoded by the exons ATGCCCAAACTGAGGGGACAGAAAGCGGACGGAGCTGAGAACCATCAGAGTCCTGAGGACCGAGACACGGACTGGTACCGGACCCAGATCCGGTATCTGACCGAGGAGCTGGACAG gtccCAGCTGAGAtgtgaggagctgcagaggcaggaggaggaggtgagctGTCAGCACAGAGCccagcagcaggagaacaagGACATCGTGGAGTATCTGAAGCGCTCCCtgttggagaaggaggaggaggtggacgagcTGACGGAGCGCCTGGAGAGTCAGAGGAAGGCGGCCGAAGCGGACCGGGACGctctgaggctgcagcacaGTCAGCTGAGACAGCAGCTTCAAGACCGGATCAAAGAGCTCACCACAGAAAACACCACGCTTG tGGGGTCTCTCATCAGTCTGGAGGAGTTTAAGGAGCAGAAGGAGCAGCTGATGTCCAACATGGCgtctgtggagcagcagctgctctgtcagCAGGAGGAACAGAAAGCTGAGCTGCACCGTGTGGAGATGAAAGCTCTGCTGGACCAGAGGAG GTTGGAGCAGGAGATGCAGAGCCACGCGGCGGCCGTGACGGCAGAGGCGCAGCGGCTGGTGGACCGGAGGGTCCCGGAGACGACCC CGGCTCTTCGGGAGAACACGGAGGTGAAGGCTCGGTTCGGCCGGCTGTCGGAGCAGACCCGGGTCCTGATGGAGGAGAACTCCGACCTGCGGGGCCGCAAGAGTCGGCTCAGTGTGGACGTGGACATCCTGGAACAAATGCTCAGCGAGACGTCCCGCCAGAGCTGCGTCCGCAAGAAG GTGGCCGAGCGGCTCACAGACCgctgtcagcagctgcaggcggAGCTCGGAGACGGTCGGCGggagctggagcagcttcaggCCAAACACGCAGGACTGCAGGCCGAGATGGAGGCGCTCAG gcaGGACGGagcctctctctcccagcagggcagcagctgcagggtgGAGGTGAGtcggctggaggaggagctgcaggaggagaggaggaggaggagcaggatgaagagcATCATGCAGGAGGCAGCTGTTGCTGTCAGAGAGGCCTTGatg GAGGCCCCCCCTAAGGTCCCGGTCCAGTGA
- the kank1a gene encoding KN motif and ankyrin repeat domain-containing protein 1a isoform X1: MAQTVHVNGTDPEKGQRCSGTEDTTDSVAPYYVETPYGYQLDLDFLKYVDDIERGNTIKKLSIQRKPKVSKPLSVPRGSTGGGSTQAEWTSTDSLSSSNSDDKQSPIFFNARPQVAAPLTPTLLRAACEAPLQQSYTSAAEQKQLLPPPSPRFAPRHNPQVEKTLMETRRRLEQERLLMQPHGEPPMSRRRLASFGGMGSSSSLSSYSGSMAPSQISPSAHQPLLINGHLPNGEYNPCYLPSMGSSLRHSPMSSGMATPVTNVSPLHLQQIREQMVVALKRLKELEEQVKTIPILQVKIAVLQEEKRQLTAQSKNQGPSGFRKRSYSVGSADQMENAGPIQKETELHIMEPEAQEQSAQRLEEFRRLAADVQALERTTQDSNTITEIQTHKLTQNQAHQKSIGTVTDENMNNLPATLRKLTNDAGVATERREVCSAAVGVTEAMLGMTSEAEKEIELQQQTIEALKEKIYRLEVQLKETTHQIEMGKLKLELQAAGGSNKKKADKGSMARPEMYNACVEAKVQTRSQGVGDPVEVSPANTDKTLQSHSVGVSCQPRVQSVATGPETPMDRWVVRERVEVNDQCVGRRVETCHQRVGMELNVCEVGVNTEESVDSLALCKPMTELSKESRSVGCGDCSVDVVVSPIKTLLSRGTDPESVSKVDSGVMAAPESATQQTNTETEVASKSTNTKPTVLTDSFTDTELITCDKHTNTAVTETRTVAAGEGLVKDAHSTAKTRSVAVGTTTDVESLLGRSSSTKTKECGVGPVSIHENFLVGLKTRNIACGPSRPTESVTSSSGEVETEVAPPQAQAQGGGGLDHYIERVQKLLQEQQMLLAENYSELAEAFGQPQSQFGSINSQLVSTLSSINSVMKYGSAEDIVTLQPDCGGSDKESSQLSVTERKPSGLSRAGKPASTPEQQQKSRMDLQMSTALHGQPCSQSTLKSIMKKKDGRPDSSGAKKNLQFVGVNGGYETTSSDDSSSEDSSSSGSDEDEEEEEEKEGYQKVEGGSSRGEFEPEGAEDVDKKEEEESSEKQDERETYEVSEKMLAACSVLRSHLSDPKAVSSKDLRACLNTVQHEWFRVSSQKAAVAAMVEDYLGAFGAVSPAVLRHIVNMADGNGNTALHYSVSHSNFQVVKKLLDADVCHVNQQNKAGYTPIMLAALAAVETPTDMSIVEELFSKGDVNARASQAGQTGLMLAVSHGRMDMVRALLAHGADVNIQDDEGSTALMCASEHGHVEIVKLLLAQPGCDATLSDSDESTALSIALEAGHKDIAVLLYAHVNFSKAQSPGTPRLGRKTSPSPTRRGPFD, translated from the exons ATGGCTCAGACCGTGCACGTGAACGGCACCGACCCAG aaaaaggacaaagatGCTCAGGCACAGAGGACACGACGGACTCTGTGGCCCCCTACTATGTTGAGACTCCCTACGGTTACCAGCTCGACCTGGACTTCCTCAAGTATGTCGATGACATTGAGAGGGGCAACACCATTAAGAAGCTGAGTATCCAGAGGAAGCCCAAAGTGTCCAAACCCTTGTCGGTGCCTCGGGGCAGCACTGGGGGGGGCAGCACTCAGGCTGAATGGACCTCCACAGactccctgtcctcctccaacAGCGACGACAAGCAGTCTCCCATCTTCTTCAACGCCAGGCCCCAGGTCGCTGCGCCGCTAACCCCCACCCTCCTCAGAGCAGCCTGTGAAGCCCCCCTGCAGCAGTCCTACACGAGCGCTGCCGAGCAGAAGCAGCTCCTGCCGCCTCCTTCGCCCCGGTTTGCTCCTCGCCACAACCCCCAGGTGGAGAAGACCCTCATGGAGACGCGTCGTCGGCTCGAACAGGAGCGCCTGCTCATGCAGCCGCACGGAGAGCCCCCGATGTCCCGCCGCCGCCTCGCCAGCTTTGGCGGCATGGGCTCCAGCAGCTCACTGTCCTCTTACTCAGGCTCAATGGCCCCGAGCCAGATCTCTCCCAGCGCCCATCAGCCTCTCCTCATCAACGGCCACCTCCCCAATGGGGAGTACAACCCCTGCTACCTGCCATCCATGGGCAGTTCCCTCCGCCACAGCCCCATGAGCTCCGGCATGGCCACGCCTGTGACAAATGTTAGCCCGTTACACCTGCAGCAAATTCGGGAGCAGATGGTTGTGGCTCTCAAGAGGCtgaaagagctggaggagcaggtgaAAACCATTCCTATCTTACAGGTTAAGATTGCTGTTCTtcaggaagagaaaagacagtTGACGGCTCAGTCCAAGAATCAAGGTCCTTCTGGCTTCCGCAAGCGCTCCTACAGTGTAGGCAGCGCTGACCAGATGGAGAACGCAGGCCCCATCCAAAAGGAGACGGAGCTGCACATCATGGAGCCTGAAGCTCAGGAGCAGAGCGCTCAGCGGCTGGAGGAGTTCAGACGTTTGGCTGCCGACGTCCAGGCTCTGGAGAGGACAACGCAGGACAGCAACACGATCACTGAAATTCAGACTCATAAGCTCACACAGAACCAGGCCCACCAAAAGTCCATCGGCACAGTTActgatgaaaacatgaacaacCTTCCTGCCACTCTGAGGAAGCTGACAAATGATGCGGGAGTGGCGACTGAGCGGCGGGAAGTGTGCAGCGCTGCGGTTGGCGTGACCGAGGCCATGCTGGGCATGACCAGTGAAGCTGAGAAAGAGATCgagctccagcagcagaccATCGAAGCACTGAAGGAGAAGATCTACCGACTGGAGGTGCAGCTCAAAGAAACGACGCACCAAATAGAGATGGGAAAGCTAAAGCTGGAGCTCCAGGCGGCCGGTGGgtcaaacaagaaaaaagcagaCAAAGGTTCGATGGCCAGGCCGGAAATGTACAACGCCTGTGTGGAGGCCAAGGTCCAGACGCGCAGCCAGGGGGTGGGTGACCCTGTGGAGGTCAGCCCTGCCAACACAGATAAGACTCTACAGAGCCACAGTGTAGGAGTGTCCTGTCAGCCCAGAGTGCAGAGCGTAGCCACAGGCCCAGAGACCCCCATGGACAGATGGGTGGTGCGTGAGCGTGTGGAGGTGAATGACCAGTGTGTAGGGAGGCGGGTGGAGACGTGCCACCAGCGGGTCGGCATggagctgaatgtgtgtgaggtgggggTGAACACGGAGGAATCCGTAGACAGCTTGGCTCTCTGCAAACCCATGACGGAGCTGAGCAAAGAGTCGAGGTCCGTTGGCTGTGGAGACTGCTCGGTGGATGTGGTCGTCAGTCCAATCAAGACGCTGCTGTCACGAGGAACTGACCCAGAGTCAGTCAGCAAAGTGGACTCTGGAGTCATGGCTGCTCCTGAATCAGCGACTCAGCAGACCAACACCGAGACAGAGGTGGCGAGCAAGTCCACCAACACAAAGCCGACCGTCCTGACCGACTCTTTCACCGACACGGAGCTGATCACTTGTGACAAGCACACCAACACAGCTGTGACTGAGACCAGGACGGTTGCTGCTGGGGAGGGACTGGTCAAAGATGCCCACTCAACAGCAAAGACGCGTTCAGTTGCTGTTGGAACCACCACAGATGTGGAGTCGCTGCTTGGCAGATCGAGCTCTACTAAAACCAAAGAATGCGGGGTGGGACCAGTTAGCATCCACGAGAACTTCTTGGTCGGCTTAAAGACCAGGAACATAGCGTGCGGCCCCTCCCGGCCCACTGAATCTGTCACAAGCAGCAGCGGAGAGGTCGAGACTGAGGTGGCACCGCCGCAGGCTCAGGCCCAGGGGGGGGGCGGACTGGACCATTACATCGAGAGGGtgcagaagctgctgcaggagcagcagatgCTGCTGGCAGAGAATTACAGCGAGCTGGCAGAAGCTTTCGGACAGCCCCAGTCCCAGTTCGGGTCCATCAACAGCCAGCTGGTCAGCACGCTGTCATCCATCAACTCGGTCATGAAGTACGGGAGCGCAGAGGACATCGTCACGCTGCAGCCGGACTGTGGGGGCTCGGACAAAG AGAGCAGTCAGCTGTCTGTGACGGAAAGGAAGCCGTCAGGCCTCAGCCGAGCAGGTAAACCTGCCAGCacacctgagcagcagcagaagagccGCATGGACCTGCAGATGTCTACAGCGCTgcacg GCCAGCCGTGCAGCCAGAGCACCCTGAAGTCCATCATGAAGAAGAAAGATGGCCGACCCGACTCCAGCGGCGCCAAGAAGAACCTGCAGTTTGTTGGCGTGAACGGagg GTATGAGACTACATCCAGTGACGACTCCAGCTCGGaggacagcagctcctctgggtcggacgaagatgaggaggaggaggaggagaaggaggggtaccagaaggtggagggagggagcagcagGGGGGAGTTTGAGCCAGAAGGAGCCGAGGACGTGGacaagaaggaggaagaggaaagttCAGAGAAGCAGGACGAGAGAGAGAC GTATGAGGTTAGCGAGAAGATGCTGGCCGCCTGCAGCGTCCTCAGAAGTCACCTGAGTGACCCCAAAGCTGTGAGCAGCAAAGACCTG AGAGCCTGTCTGAACACCGTGCAGCACGAGTGGTTCCGTGTGTCCAGCCAGAAGGCGGCGGTGGCGGCCATGGTGGAGGACTACCTGGGGGCCTTCGGCGCCGTCTCTCCGGCCGTACTGCGCCACATCGTCAACATGGCCGACGGCAACGGCAACACGGCGCTCCACTACAGCGTGTCGCACTCCAACTTCCAGGTGGTGAAGAAGCTGCTGGACGCAG acgtGTGTCATGTGAACCAGCAGAATAAGGCTGGATACACTCCCATCATGCTCGCTGCTCTGGCTGCAGTGGAGACGCCCACAGACATGAGCATCGTGGAGGAGCTCTTCAGTAAGGGGGACGTCAACGCCCGGGCCAGCCAG GCCGGGCAGACGGGGCTGATGCTGGCGGTCAGTCACGGCAGGATGGACATGGTCCGGGCCCTGCTGGCTCACGGCGCCGACGTCAACATCCAGGACGACGAGGGCTCCACGGCCCTGATGTGTGCCAGCGAACACGGACACGTGGAGATCGtcaagctgctgctggctcagcCGGGCTGTGACGCCACGCTGAGCGACAGC GATGAGAGCACGGCCCTGTCCATCGCTCTGGAAGCAGGACATAAGGACATTGCCGTGTTGCTTTATGCACATGTGAACTTCTCCAAAGCCCAGTCACCG GGGACCCCTCGACTCGGCAGGAAGACGTCACCGAGTCCCACCCGGAGGGGCCCGTTTGACTAG
- the kank1a gene encoding KN motif and ankyrin repeat domain-containing protein 1a isoform X2, translating to MRVTEKGQRCSGTEDTTDSVAPYYVETPYGYQLDLDFLKYVDDIERGNTIKKLSIQRKPKVSKPLSVPRGSTGGGSTQAEWTSTDSLSSSNSDDKQSPIFFNARPQVAAPLTPTLLRAACEAPLQQSYTSAAEQKQLLPPPSPRFAPRHNPQVEKTLMETRRRLEQERLLMQPHGEPPMSRRRLASFGGMGSSSSLSSYSGSMAPSQISPSAHQPLLINGHLPNGEYNPCYLPSMGSSLRHSPMSSGMATPVTNVSPLHLQQIREQMVVALKRLKELEEQVKTIPILQVKIAVLQEEKRQLTAQSKNQGPSGFRKRSYSVGSADQMENAGPIQKETELHIMEPEAQEQSAQRLEEFRRLAADVQALERTTQDSNTITEIQTHKLTQNQAHQKSIGTVTDENMNNLPATLRKLTNDAGVATERREVCSAAVGVTEAMLGMTSEAEKEIELQQQTIEALKEKIYRLEVQLKETTHQIEMGKLKLELQAAGGSNKKKADKGSMARPEMYNACVEAKVQTRSQGVGDPVEVSPANTDKTLQSHSVGVSCQPRVQSVATGPETPMDRWVVRERVEVNDQCVGRRVETCHQRVGMELNVCEVGVNTEESVDSLALCKPMTELSKESRSVGCGDCSVDVVVSPIKTLLSRGTDPESVSKVDSGVMAAPESATQQTNTETEVASKSTNTKPTVLTDSFTDTELITCDKHTNTAVTETRTVAAGEGLVKDAHSTAKTRSVAVGTTTDVESLLGRSSSTKTKECGVGPVSIHENFLVGLKTRNIACGPSRPTESVTSSSGEVETEVAPPQAQAQGGGGLDHYIERVQKLLQEQQMLLAENYSELAEAFGQPQSQFGSINSQLVSTLSSINSVMKYGSAEDIVTLQPDCGGSDKESSQLSVTERKPSGLSRAGKPASTPEQQQKSRMDLQMSTALHGQPCSQSTLKSIMKKKDGRPDSSGAKKNLQFVGVNGGYETTSSDDSSSEDSSSSGSDEDEEEEEEKEGYQKVEGGSSRGEFEPEGAEDVDKKEEEESSEKQDERETYEVSEKMLAACSVLRSHLSDPKAVSSKDLRACLNTVQHEWFRVSSQKAAVAAMVEDYLGAFGAVSPAVLRHIVNMADGNGNTALHYSVSHSNFQVVKKLLDADVCHVNQQNKAGYTPIMLAALAAVETPTDMSIVEELFSKGDVNARASQAGQTGLMLAVSHGRMDMVRALLAHGADVNIQDDEGSTALMCASEHGHVEIVKLLLAQPGCDATLSDSDESTALSIALEAGHKDIAVLLYAHVNFSKAQSPGTPRLGRKTSPSPTRRGPFD from the exons ATGAGAGTTACAG aaaaaggacaaagatGCTCAGGCACAGAGGACACGACGGACTCTGTGGCCCCCTACTATGTTGAGACTCCCTACGGTTACCAGCTCGACCTGGACTTCCTCAAGTATGTCGATGACATTGAGAGGGGCAACACCATTAAGAAGCTGAGTATCCAGAGGAAGCCCAAAGTGTCCAAACCCTTGTCGGTGCCTCGGGGCAGCACTGGGGGGGGCAGCACTCAGGCTGAATGGACCTCCACAGactccctgtcctcctccaacAGCGACGACAAGCAGTCTCCCATCTTCTTCAACGCCAGGCCCCAGGTCGCTGCGCCGCTAACCCCCACCCTCCTCAGAGCAGCCTGTGAAGCCCCCCTGCAGCAGTCCTACACGAGCGCTGCCGAGCAGAAGCAGCTCCTGCCGCCTCCTTCGCCCCGGTTTGCTCCTCGCCACAACCCCCAGGTGGAGAAGACCCTCATGGAGACGCGTCGTCGGCTCGAACAGGAGCGCCTGCTCATGCAGCCGCACGGAGAGCCCCCGATGTCCCGCCGCCGCCTCGCCAGCTTTGGCGGCATGGGCTCCAGCAGCTCACTGTCCTCTTACTCAGGCTCAATGGCCCCGAGCCAGATCTCTCCCAGCGCCCATCAGCCTCTCCTCATCAACGGCCACCTCCCCAATGGGGAGTACAACCCCTGCTACCTGCCATCCATGGGCAGTTCCCTCCGCCACAGCCCCATGAGCTCCGGCATGGCCACGCCTGTGACAAATGTTAGCCCGTTACACCTGCAGCAAATTCGGGAGCAGATGGTTGTGGCTCTCAAGAGGCtgaaagagctggaggagcaggtgaAAACCATTCCTATCTTACAGGTTAAGATTGCTGTTCTtcaggaagagaaaagacagtTGACGGCTCAGTCCAAGAATCAAGGTCCTTCTGGCTTCCGCAAGCGCTCCTACAGTGTAGGCAGCGCTGACCAGATGGAGAACGCAGGCCCCATCCAAAAGGAGACGGAGCTGCACATCATGGAGCCTGAAGCTCAGGAGCAGAGCGCTCAGCGGCTGGAGGAGTTCAGACGTTTGGCTGCCGACGTCCAGGCTCTGGAGAGGACAACGCAGGACAGCAACACGATCACTGAAATTCAGACTCATAAGCTCACACAGAACCAGGCCCACCAAAAGTCCATCGGCACAGTTActgatgaaaacatgaacaacCTTCCTGCCACTCTGAGGAAGCTGACAAATGATGCGGGAGTGGCGACTGAGCGGCGGGAAGTGTGCAGCGCTGCGGTTGGCGTGACCGAGGCCATGCTGGGCATGACCAGTGAAGCTGAGAAAGAGATCgagctccagcagcagaccATCGAAGCACTGAAGGAGAAGATCTACCGACTGGAGGTGCAGCTCAAAGAAACGACGCACCAAATAGAGATGGGAAAGCTAAAGCTGGAGCTCCAGGCGGCCGGTGGgtcaaacaagaaaaaagcagaCAAAGGTTCGATGGCCAGGCCGGAAATGTACAACGCCTGTGTGGAGGCCAAGGTCCAGACGCGCAGCCAGGGGGTGGGTGACCCTGTGGAGGTCAGCCCTGCCAACACAGATAAGACTCTACAGAGCCACAGTGTAGGAGTGTCCTGTCAGCCCAGAGTGCAGAGCGTAGCCACAGGCCCAGAGACCCCCATGGACAGATGGGTGGTGCGTGAGCGTGTGGAGGTGAATGACCAGTGTGTAGGGAGGCGGGTGGAGACGTGCCACCAGCGGGTCGGCATggagctgaatgtgtgtgaggtgggggTGAACACGGAGGAATCCGTAGACAGCTTGGCTCTCTGCAAACCCATGACGGAGCTGAGCAAAGAGTCGAGGTCCGTTGGCTGTGGAGACTGCTCGGTGGATGTGGTCGTCAGTCCAATCAAGACGCTGCTGTCACGAGGAACTGACCCAGAGTCAGTCAGCAAAGTGGACTCTGGAGTCATGGCTGCTCCTGAATCAGCGACTCAGCAGACCAACACCGAGACAGAGGTGGCGAGCAAGTCCACCAACACAAAGCCGACCGTCCTGACCGACTCTTTCACCGACACGGAGCTGATCACTTGTGACAAGCACACCAACACAGCTGTGACTGAGACCAGGACGGTTGCTGCTGGGGAGGGACTGGTCAAAGATGCCCACTCAACAGCAAAGACGCGTTCAGTTGCTGTTGGAACCACCACAGATGTGGAGTCGCTGCTTGGCAGATCGAGCTCTACTAAAACCAAAGAATGCGGGGTGGGACCAGTTAGCATCCACGAGAACTTCTTGGTCGGCTTAAAGACCAGGAACATAGCGTGCGGCCCCTCCCGGCCCACTGAATCTGTCACAAGCAGCAGCGGAGAGGTCGAGACTGAGGTGGCACCGCCGCAGGCTCAGGCCCAGGGGGGGGGCGGACTGGACCATTACATCGAGAGGGtgcagaagctgctgcaggagcagcagatgCTGCTGGCAGAGAATTACAGCGAGCTGGCAGAAGCTTTCGGACAGCCCCAGTCCCAGTTCGGGTCCATCAACAGCCAGCTGGTCAGCACGCTGTCATCCATCAACTCGGTCATGAAGTACGGGAGCGCAGAGGACATCGTCACGCTGCAGCCGGACTGTGGGGGCTCGGACAAAG AGAGCAGTCAGCTGTCTGTGACGGAAAGGAAGCCGTCAGGCCTCAGCCGAGCAGGTAAACCTGCCAGCacacctgagcagcagcagaagagccGCATGGACCTGCAGATGTCTACAGCGCTgcacg GCCAGCCGTGCAGCCAGAGCACCCTGAAGTCCATCATGAAGAAGAAAGATGGCCGACCCGACTCCAGCGGCGCCAAGAAGAACCTGCAGTTTGTTGGCGTGAACGGagg GTATGAGACTACATCCAGTGACGACTCCAGCTCGGaggacagcagctcctctgggtcggacgaagatgaggaggaggaggaggagaaggaggggtaccagaaggtggagggagggagcagcagGGGGGAGTTTGAGCCAGAAGGAGCCGAGGACGTGGacaagaaggaggaagaggaaagttCAGAGAAGCAGGACGAGAGAGAGAC GTATGAGGTTAGCGAGAAGATGCTGGCCGCCTGCAGCGTCCTCAGAAGTCACCTGAGTGACCCCAAAGCTGTGAGCAGCAAAGACCTG AGAGCCTGTCTGAACACCGTGCAGCACGAGTGGTTCCGTGTGTCCAGCCAGAAGGCGGCGGTGGCGGCCATGGTGGAGGACTACCTGGGGGCCTTCGGCGCCGTCTCTCCGGCCGTACTGCGCCACATCGTCAACATGGCCGACGGCAACGGCAACACGGCGCTCCACTACAGCGTGTCGCACTCCAACTTCCAGGTGGTGAAGAAGCTGCTGGACGCAG acgtGTGTCATGTGAACCAGCAGAATAAGGCTGGATACACTCCCATCATGCTCGCTGCTCTGGCTGCAGTGGAGACGCCCACAGACATGAGCATCGTGGAGGAGCTCTTCAGTAAGGGGGACGTCAACGCCCGGGCCAGCCAG GCCGGGCAGACGGGGCTGATGCTGGCGGTCAGTCACGGCAGGATGGACATGGTCCGGGCCCTGCTGGCTCACGGCGCCGACGTCAACATCCAGGACGACGAGGGCTCCACGGCCCTGATGTGTGCCAGCGAACACGGACACGTGGAGATCGtcaagctgctgctggctcagcCGGGCTGTGACGCCACGCTGAGCGACAGC GATGAGAGCACGGCCCTGTCCATCGCTCTGGAAGCAGGACATAAGGACATTGCCGTGTTGCTTTATGCACATGTGAACTTCTCCAAAGCCCAGTCACCG GGGACCCCTCGACTCGGCAGGAAGACGTCACCGAGTCCCACCCGGAGGGGCCCGTTTGACTAG